A genomic region of Methanomassiliicoccaceae archaeon contains the following coding sequences:
- a CDS encoding DMT family transporter gives MEVNVNDNEMSNVSMVEKINAKRKQDNKRRVLFGYAMALFCAVFWGLWYIPGDMIWYLDPFVTMQAEVTAVTGSETTSFMVFAILITGVNALLVVLALCLWNLWMGKFTEMKRTFKEVKAADKWYFLAAICGATAVLGSFMAMGFIGAAFAAVTALLYPVVGSIVSRTWLGQKISRRAMIGIFVIVLGGITAYAGGFIEEISSGDIRIWGFVGGIMAAVGWGFEGCFAGKALDVSEPDVGIHMRFIFETLIWWVVVIPILALAGFPMFDYLGMIFESTVFIVLLMLGLTFGFCYVTWYKSFPLIGVGRGQAVGSLYAIMAVVFIFMFTGANPGWLLVIGAVICVVGGGLMASEGSEEIASLRDTGAVE, from the coding sequence TTGGAAGTCAATGTAAATGATAATGAAATGAGCAACGTCAGCATGGTCGAAAAGATCAATGCAAAACGTAAGCAGGACAACAAAAGGAGAGTTCTTTTCGGTTACGCAATGGCTCTTTTCTGTGCCGTGTTCTGGGGATTGTGGTACATTCCCGGGGACATGATATGGTATTTGGACCCGTTCGTCACAATGCAGGCAGAAGTAACTGCAGTCACCGGGAGCGAGACAACATCTTTCATGGTGTTTGCTATACTGATCACAGGAGTAAATGCACTGCTGGTCGTTCTGGCACTGTGCCTTTGGAACCTGTGGATGGGCAAGTTCACCGAGATGAAGAGGACATTTAAAGAGGTCAAGGCTGCCGACAAATGGTACTTTTTGGCTGCAATCTGCGGTGCGACCGCAGTTTTGGGAAGCTTCATGGCAATGGGATTCATCGGAGCGGCGTTCGCCGCGGTTACAGCTCTGCTGTACCCTGTCGTCGGTTCAATCGTCTCCAGGACATGGCTTGGCCAGAAGATATCCAGGCGCGCTATGATCGGGATATTCGTCATCGTGCTTGGAGGAATAACCGCATACGCTGGCGGATTCATCGAGGAGATCTCGTCAGGCGACATACGCATCTGGGGTTTCGTCGGAGGGATCATGGCCGCGGTAGGATGGGGATTTGAGGGATGCTTCGCAGGAAAGGCTCTGGATGTTTCTGAGCCCGATGTCGGTATCCACATGAGATTCATCTTTGAGACCCTTATTTGGTGGGTCGTTGTCATACCGATCCTTGCGCTTGCAGGGTTCCCGATGTTCGACTACCTCGGAATGATATTCGAATCCACCGTTTTCATCGTTCTGCTGATGCTCGGACTGACCTTCGGGTTCTGCTACGTGACCTGGTACAAATCGTTCCCGCTTATCGGCGTGGGACGCGGACAGGCGGTAGGAAGCCTTTACGCAATCATGGCCGTCGTCTTTATATTCATGTTCACCGGAGCCAACCCCGGATGGTTGCTCGTTATCGGTGCCGTGATATGTGTCGTCGGAGGAGGATTGATGGCATCTGAAGGTTCCGAAGAAATAGCCAGCCTTCGTGATACGGGGGCGGTAGAATGA